The following coding sequences lie in one Arabidopsis thaliana chromosome 3, partial sequence genomic window:
- a CDS encoding uncharacterized protein (unknown protein; FUNCTIONS IN: molecular_function unknown; INVOLVED IN: biological_process unknown; LOCATED IN: cellular_component unknown; BEST Arabidopsis thaliana protein match is: unknown protein (TAIR:AT3G11600.1); Has 30201 Blast hits to 17322 proteins in 780 species: Archae - 12; Bacteria - 1396; Metazoa - 17338; Fungi - 3422; Plants - 5037; Viruses - 0; Other Eukaryotes - 2996 (source: NCBI BLink).): MRNKNGKRGSVEPSARTVASVVANGRFEGRSPSSDTSSSQNSCLTRTEEVKEEVASSWVDEEEAPEMVVMGCRSCMMYVMVLQERQRCPKCKCTDLIFF, from the coding sequence ATGAGAAACAAGAATGGTAAAAGAGGTAGCGTTGAGCCCTCGGCGAGGACCGTGGCGTCGGTGGTTGCTAATGGGAGGTTTGAAGGAAGATCACCATCGAGCgacacatcatcatcacaaaacTCGTGCCTGACGAGGACGGAGGAAGTGAAGGAGGAGGTTGCATCGTCGTgggttgatgaagaagaggcgCCGGAGATGGTGGTGATGGGATGTCGAAGTTGTATGATGTATGTTATGGTCTTACAAGAACGTCAACGTTGCCCCAAGTGCAAATGCACCGACTTGATCTTCTTTTAG